The stretch of DNA ACAGTTGATGGATTACCAATAATATATCCCTGAACAGTAAACATAATACATGTTAATACATTAAAACACAAGTGTGATTGGGTGAGTTGCACAATCGACATAAAAGAAAAATGACAGATAAGACCAGTTTGTAAATTTAGTGGGTTGCTCGACTAGTTGTTAACTGGCTTTAAGCTGAAACCTCTTTAGATCTATGAACAACCTTATGTGCTTGAGTATGCAATCATATTAAGAAATTGCTATTGTAGAAATGTATTGGGCACAACTATAATGTCTTTAACAATTGTTACTAATTTCGGATCAAGACAGAAAaaacaatcgcattttatacagaGTAATATATTAGCTTTCAGATACTTTATattttataacagaaacaatGTAACATTTCATAGAAATGATACGTCACCTTTAGATTCATTTTTGGTACAAGTCCAACTTCATTACCTGCAAAAAAGTGTCAAACATATTGTTGTTATTTCTGCGCGATGTATATGAGGGTATGCACATTATTATCAATAACGCAATAACACTGATGAGTATCATGATTCATGCAAGGGTTTAATGCTGTAAGGGAATATAATACCAGGTGGAGTCATGTGGTATGATGGTGTGAGTAAATAGAGATGAAGATTAGAAATTAATATCCTAGGAATATTACCTTACTAGGATAGGATAGGATTAGGAAATAATGGAGTTATAGAACATCTGACTGTTAACACTATAGTTATGTGCTTAATGAATGAAAAAAAATCACACCTGAGAGCCAAACCTCCTAAATCATAACAAAACACCAAATGAGATAGACTAGATATCTCAAGATAAGCACATGCAATGAAAGTAGGCAATCGAATAATTTTCAGTTAacatgttaaaaaaaaaaagaattacaaGATTACCGGTTAAAATCTCCTGCACAACAATTGGAACAATCTGTCCCGCATATGAATCACCAGCAATGTATAAAGGGTTGGTTCTGAAATTTGGATGATTCATAAGCCACTGCATATATAAAAATAGGTTTGCATCAGTATTTCATGTCTGAATTTCGTTGTGAAATGGGTTTAACAGTGCATAGTCCGTTCCCCAAACAAAGAATGTGTGAAGAGAATATAGAAGGTAGAAAATTGAGAAACCTTAGTCAAAAAATGGTAGATGTGTGATGACTGCAAGGTGTCGTTACTATAGTATCCGTCATAAGTGGTGGCATAGGAGAAGCCAGTTCCGACTGGGGAATCCAGAAATATAATGCTAGCTACCTGATGAATCCAATTCAAAGCATTGAACACGACATTACAACAAGTCCTTTTAGAATGAATGTCAAGTGTAAGTTGTTAGCCAAAAGTACCTTGGTCCATGAATAAGGATTTAACCGAAGCATTGGTATGTCTGATCCTGAATCACTTGTGGCATCATAATCGAATGTGAATGGACCTATAACAATTGGGTAAATGAAATTGAAGTTGGAAGTAATTAAATAAGGAAAAAAAGAGAGTTGGAGGGAAGTTGAGACCAATTTCGAAGACGAGGCCACTGAAAGCAGAGCAACCAGGACCACCAGTGAGCCAGAGCATAAGTGGGTCAGTTGCAACATCTCTTTCGGATTCGACAAAGTAATAGAATAACTGCACCTCTTCTGAATCTCCTACTCCTACATACCCAGTTTCAAGGGTGAATGGAAGATGACCTTGATAACCAGGCAGATAGTCGACAACATGCGGGTCCTCAGATACAACTGTAGTAGTAGTAGTTGAGAATAAAAATAGTAGTAGTAGAGGTAGGAGTAGGAGTAGCAGGGATTTAGTCATGTTGATATGAGTGAGTAATAATTAGAATGAAGAAGCAGGTAGCAGCAAATAGCAATATAACAGACAGACAGAAAGACAGGAGGGGGCCACTGCCAATCTGCCATTGATTGCTCTCTTCTGAAGGAAGATGTGGATGTCAGTGATTTTGGGGATATGACTCATAATAATGTTCGAAAATGGTATAATATAATACACAAAGACTACCGGGAGGACAAACTTATCTGTACACTCAGTCATGGTTACTTACGGTGGTGATAGTTGAACCACTGGGAGGATTTCGAATTATCACTGAAGTATATAAGGGTGGCCCCATTACTGCTTGTGCTTCATTTCTTGATCAATTAGGGATAGTGTCACTGTGTGTGTCATCCAATTCTCGCGGTGGTACATCGCATTTTTCCCCATACGGATCTAATCCCATTTAACCCCGCTTTATTCCCGGTCCGGATTCTCTCCATTACATGAAAAGAAATGGACATCCATTACTTCTCAATCCTTGTGAGAAGAAAATGGTCCGGATTAATTCTAGGCACAATCGGATGGTTGTAAATTTATTTGAGAAATAAAAGGTAAATGGGTGGGTATGAAATATATAATAGAATAATTCTCGAACATaattagtttcaacgagtttgtgtcaaattatgataatattgcaagtcaaacttttctaacgaaacttaattatcttaaagatttaattccaaaagatgatttcattaagattatttttatttggtggaatgcatggttccataAGAATGatattagaccttcattttttcgatgaagtgataattaaacattgctttcgtgaagacAACAAGGTTGTTGACTTCATGACTTCTATTgaacattcatgtccaactctttcaaGGTGTTTTGATAGctggtggcttcaacttacctctctcattcgaaaggatgagatataggatcaacctagttttcttttctaataaaaaaaaaaaaaagagacccGTTTCCGTACTAGAAGCGGAGGTTAGAAATGAGGTGAAGAGTTGGACAGCTTCGGGTTTATGTTTTAGTCTAAAAACCCTCAAAAACCTTGGTCTCCAAATCTGGGATCCCCCATTTTACATCTCCTCAGATTATTAAATTAAAAGATGAAGAGAGCGATGAGGCTAGCCGGCTTACGGCGAGCTGCTACGACAGCGGCATCTCTTTCTTCCTCTGCTCAACCCCATTGCCGTCTCCCTTCTGTTTCTTCCACTCGCTCTCGCCGCTTCTTAGGCGCCGCCTCTGCTTTGTTGTTTTCTGCCGCCGCAGCCGCCACCACACTCTCTCAAGAAGCCTACGCCAAAGAACAGCCGCTTCACAAATTCAACGACGTCGTCCTTTACCAGTATGAAGCCTGCCCTTTCTGCAACAAGGTCAAAGGTATTCATCGCCTCTCTCTTTTCTTTCactatttcattcattcattcattcattttgtcgAGTTTGAGCCCATTTAATAATTGTTCCCCCTCCTCTCTATAGGGCTACATCTTACCTCTTGCCGTTGTTGCCCTCATATCTTCATACAACTCATTCTTATATCACCGTGTTGTTTGGCTCTACTTAGTGTCTTGTAGCTGACTAATTTGAAACTCACCTGAATTAGCAAGTTTGGTTACACTTGGCAGTTTATCCTTTCTACTTCTTTTATCTACTCAATTTTGTTTGATATTACTGATTTGTCGTATGCCCTATCTCACTACTATCATCTCTGAGACAGTGTAATCTTTTAGACAAGATAACTGCAATAGTTGTAAGCGCAGATATATGGTTGATTTATATGAGCTCGTTTTTGTGTGGAAATTAAGTAATGGTATTTAACACTCGCATATCCCAACACTTGCTCATTATTTCAGCATTCTTGGATTACTTCAACATTCCATACAAAGTTGTGGAGGTCCATCCTTTCAGCAAGAAGGAGATCAAGTGGTCTGAATACAAGAAGGTCCCTATACTGACTGTTGAGGGCCAACCGTTGGTGAATTCATCAGGTTTTCAGCCCTATAATCCTGTCTCCCTTTCTAAACATTGTCTCCTTCTCTAGTTTAAACGTTTTACTGAAATATTGTACCTGTGGTTGTAGATATCATCAGTACACTGTTTAAGCGAATGCATTCTGAGGAATCTACTGGTTCTACCATCACTTCTGAGGAGGAGAAGATATGGCTGGAGTAATCACCATTACATTTTTACTTATCGTTTCTGCCTTAATTGCAACTATATAACGAGGCCTTTCATTGTACGGTGGATTTTAAATACTGGCTTTACCAACTGCTCTGTTCAAAATACAATGTTTGACCTTTATTTGTGCAATTGTGCTAATCGCTAGAACTTGTATATTGCTCCATATATTCACTGTATTTATGCCAACTGGTTGTAGGTGGGTAGATAGTCATCTTGTGCATGTCTTGTCACCAAACATTTATCGGTCAACTAGTGAAGCCCTTGAGTCTTTCGACTATATCACAACCAATGGTAAGTTTTTCTATTGTTTCTTTTTGAGTTTCTACTTTCTATTTCTGGACAGTATAATATGCTTTTAAGTTTTCTATATTGGGTTAAAGTCTTAGAGGTGAAGTTTTCCCCCATCCTCACTTAACACACATGTCATGTGCAATTTGAGGTACCACACGAGGTTATGAATGGTTAATCAATTCATGATTTGTATGATTTTGCCCAAGTCTGCATTTGGATTCGCCTGAATTTGTGTGGAATTTGCCAAAAATTAGAGAACTAGAACTCTaggagtagtagtagtagtagtatagaCTATAGATAGAGGAAAATAAGAATCTTGCAAGTTGGATTTGAACCAAGTAGGCAAGTACTATTCTTAGAGGCTTCAATctatataatattaatttagtattAAGATAAAACTATGTTCCACATTATTCATAACTGTTGGGTAGTAGTAtttttttaattgtattttcttATGAAGGGTTTTGAAGGCTCCGTAGGATTATAATATTACTcggtcatttatttacatttacttTTGGCACGAAGACCAAGAAAAGGAGAGGGTATGTTTTTATAATAAGAGAAAAAGCAACTTGGATATGTGAATTATTAGCAACGTGCATGTATATAAAGtgga from Silene latifolia isolate original U9 population chromosome 10, ASM4854445v1, whole genome shotgun sequence encodes:
- the LOC141604585 gene encoding uncharacterized protein LOC141604585, which translates into the protein MKRAMRLAGLRRAATTAASLSSSAQPHCRLPSVSSTRSRRFLGAASALLFSAAAAATTLSQEAYAKEQPLHKFNDVVLYQYEACPFCNKVKAFLDYFNIPYKVVEVHPFSKKEIKWSEYKKVPILTVEGQPLVNSSDIISTLFKRMHSEESTGSTITSEEEKIWLEWVDSHLVHVLSPNIYRSTSEALESFDYITTNGNFGYMERMVAKYAGATAMYFVAKKLKKKYNITDERGALYQAAETWVDALKDRPFLGGSKPNLADLAVFGVLRPIRYLQSGKDMMEKTRIGDWYSRMEEMVGESCRVTA